The proteins below are encoded in one region of Peribacillus muralis:
- a CDS encoding PP2C family protein-serine/threonine phosphatase translates to MNIYSLDTPACKEFSLLLKKMNMTVTFLDNPDEQKYLFQESTDLMQTLFILPLHISKDSWQQTALVAIAESLEIPILFIYKRTKEMKNPPALPKRTFYLTIPIPSDPVEVSIKLNSLKNISMHLFSFKMKGQELEKINQKSASSLRIAREFQDFCLPTPIENNQIEITGLSQPSGELSGDLFYWTELSEGKYAFIMTDMYGKGIHTALIQMSIRTLMPELIKRVRDPIAITKELNKHMKGLSQGMHMADTINACFSAFIAYINTKDRFIEYVNCGHFPALFHSPDTNLTLRLSEEGAPIGLIPNIPIKKVVFHYEPGSRFIIYSDGLCKTPSPSGTDRSEGIEKEFIDNAHLSTHDLLQELLLSRMRHSEIDDDISIIAGTLF, encoded by the coding sequence ATGAATATTTACTCATTAGATACACCTGCATGCAAGGAATTTAGCCTGTTGTTAAAAAAAATGAATATGACAGTCACCTTTTTGGATAATCCAGACGAACAAAAATATTTATTCCAGGAATCGACGGATCTGATGCAAACCTTATTCATTTTGCCTTTGCACATTTCAAAAGATTCCTGGCAGCAAACGGCTTTGGTTGCCATTGCCGAATCCCTTGAAATTCCCATTTTATTCATTTACAAACGAACCAAGGAAATGAAGAATCCTCCGGCATTACCTAAAAGGACCTTTTATCTAACCATTCCCATCCCTTCTGATCCGGTTGAAGTCAGCATCAAATTAAACTCCCTGAAAAATATCAGTATGCATCTGTTCTCTTTTAAGATGAAGGGCCAGGAACTCGAAAAGATCAATCAAAAATCTGCAAGCAGTCTGCGAATCGCAAGGGAGTTTCAAGATTTTTGCTTGCCTACACCCATTGAAAATAATCAAATCGAGATCACAGGGCTTTCCCAGCCTTCCGGTGAATTGTCAGGCGATCTATTTTACTGGACCGAGTTGAGTGAAGGGAAATACGCCTTCATCATGACCGATATGTACGGAAAAGGCATTCATACAGCGCTTATACAAATGTCCATCCGCACTTTGATGCCCGAGCTGATCAAACGGGTAAGGGACCCTATCGCCATAACCAAGGAATTGAATAAGCATATGAAGGGATTATCCCAAGGAATGCATATGGCCGATACAATTAACGCCTGCTTTTCAGCCTTCATTGCATACATCAATACAAAGGATCGATTCATTGAGTATGTGAACTGCGGCCATTTCCCAGCCCTTTTCCATAGTCCGGACACCAATCTTACCCTCCGGCTAAGTGAAGAGGGTGCTCCAATAGGCCTCATTCCGAATATACCGATAAAAAAAGTAGTGTTCCACTACGAACCTGGAAGCCGATTCATCATCTATTCAGATGGCCTTTGTAAAACACCTAGCCCTTCCGGCACTGACCGATCTGAGGGCATCGAGAAGGAATTCATCGATAATGCCCATCTTTCTACGCACGACCTTCTACAGGAGCTCCTGCTATCAAGAATGAGGCATTCCGAAATTGATGATGATATCAGCATCATTGCCGGCACACTTTTTTAG
- a CDS encoding DEAD/DEAH box helicase has translation MKSIEKMGFEEASPIQSQTIPLALEGKDIIGQAQTGTGKTAAFGIPLMENIDISNENVQGIVIAPTRELAIQVSEELFKLGYGKRARVLAVYGGQDIDRQIRALKKKPHIIVGTPGRLLDHIKRKNIKLGGVHTVVLDEADEMLNMGFIEDIESILSTVPDERQTLLFSATMPDPIRKIAERFMHEPVLVRVKAKEMTVDRIEQYYLELKESEKFDTLARLFDIQTPDLAIVFGRTKRRVDELASALNIRGYMAEGIHGDLSQAKRLSVLKKFKDRSIDVLVATDVAARGLDISGVTHVYNFDIPQDPESYVHRIGRTGRAGKHGIAITFVTPRERGQLHAVEHTTKKRMEKLKTPTLTEALEGQQKAVTEKILSTIENDDLTLYLGQAEDLLQKHSAADLVAAMLKSMTKEPDQTPIKLTEESPSPMRRNRGGSSSSNNRQRNGRSSSGRKDYGSGSNKRPSSNRKSNGYGNRSTSQKREKSNKI, from the coding sequence ATGAAATCAATAGAAAAAATGGGATTCGAAGAAGCAAGCCCTATTCAGTCCCAAACGATTCCTCTAGCACTTGAAGGTAAAGATATCATCGGTCAAGCGCAGACGGGAACAGGTAAAACGGCAGCATTCGGCATCCCTTTGATGGAGAATATCGATATTAGCAATGAAAACGTGCAAGGAATCGTCATCGCGCCTACACGTGAGCTTGCCATTCAAGTTTCTGAAGAACTTTTCAAGCTTGGTTACGGAAAGCGCGCTCGTGTTTTAGCGGTTTACGGTGGACAAGACATCGACCGTCAAATCCGTGCACTGAAGAAAAAACCACATATTATCGTTGGTACACCTGGTCGTCTTTTAGACCATATCAAACGTAAAAACATTAAATTGGGCGGAGTTCATACCGTAGTTCTTGATGAAGCGGATGAAATGCTTAACATGGGATTCATTGAGGATATCGAATCAATCCTTTCGACGGTTCCTGATGAAAGGCAAACATTGCTTTTCTCAGCGACAATGCCTGATCCAATCCGTAAAATTGCTGAAAGATTCATGCATGAGCCAGTTCTTGTACGTGTAAAAGCGAAAGAAATGACAGTGGATCGCATCGAGCAATATTACTTGGAACTAAAAGAAAGTGAAAAATTCGATACACTAGCTCGCCTTTTTGACATTCAAACACCGGATCTTGCGATTGTCTTCGGACGTACGAAGCGCCGTGTCGATGAATTGGCTTCTGCCTTGAATATTCGCGGCTATATGGCTGAGGGAATTCATGGTGACCTTAGCCAGGCTAAACGTCTTTCCGTATTGAAAAAATTCAAAGACCGCAGCATCGATGTACTCGTTGCTACTGATGTAGCTGCTCGTGGTCTGGATATTTCCGGCGTAACACACGTATATAACTTTGATATCCCTCAAGATCCTGAAAGCTATGTTCACCGTATTGGACGTACAGGTCGTGCGGGTAAACACGGTATTGCGATTACATTTGTAACACCAAGAGAAAGAGGTCAACTGCATGCAGTTGAACATACAACGAAAAAACGTATGGAAAAACTTAAAACTCCTACATTGACTGAAGCTTTGGAAGGTCAACAAAAAGCGGTTACTGAAAAAATCCTTTCCACAATCGAGAATGATGATTTAACATTATATCTTGGTCAAGCGGAAGATTTATTGCAAAAGCACAGTGCGGCGGACCTAGTGGCAGCCATGCTTAAATCAATGACGAAAGAACCGGACCAAACGCCGATCAAGTTAACCGAAGAATCTCCATCTCCAATGCGTCGCAATCGCGGGGGAAGCAGTTCTTCCAACAACAGACAGCGCAATGGCCGCAGTTCTTCAGGCAGAAAAGATTACGGCAGCGGATCAAACAAACGCCCAAGTTCAAACCGTAAATCCAATGGTTACGGTAATCGCAGCACAAGCCAAAAAAGAGAAAAATCAAATAAAATATAA
- a CDS encoding PH domain-containing protein — MEPENRISNKALTVWRISGIIGCSITWIIVIAVLVLTILFDWPYWIIGALSIISIIQSYLSIFLMPLVKWKRWRYEVRNTDIDIQSGILVIKRTLIPMVRVQHVETKQGPLLRKYDLASVEISTAATMHVIPALDLAEADELRRYISRMASVEEEDV, encoded by the coding sequence ATGGAACCGGAAAATCGTATCTCGAATAAGGCGCTGACCGTTTGGAGAATCAGCGGAATTATAGGCTGTTCAATCACTTGGATAATAGTAATTGCCGTACTCGTGCTTACCATCTTATTTGATTGGCCGTATTGGATTATTGGGGCATTGTCCATCATTTCGATCATCCAATCGTACTTGTCCATCTTCTTGATGCCTTTAGTGAAATGGAAAAGATGGCGTTATGAAGTACGTAATACCGACATTGATATCCAAAGCGGTATTCTTGTCATTAAAAGAACGCTCATACCGATGGTTCGGGTTCAGCATGTCGAAACGAAGCAAGGACCTTTGTTGAGAAAATATGATTTGGCCTCCGTTGAGATTTCCACTGCGGCGACCATGCATGTAATACCAGCTCTCGATCTTGCAGAGGCAGATGAATTAAGGCGGTACATTTCCAGGATGGCCAGTGTGGAGGAGGAAGATGTCTGA